In the Gossypium arboreum isolate Shixiya-1 chromosome 10, ASM2569848v2, whole genome shotgun sequence genome, one interval contains:
- the LOC128282286 gene encoding uncharacterized protein LOC128282286, protein MVGSRSFASVAEAEEVKSGQKVGCLQLFEITHRKKDGSPMASEAGEIMEKLKEKKAEYEAIASSDSSVNLENIDNRIITKVLGPERYGRVRFQGSGVTPTQYFGSGSQQYMPSGSQAQAEVQRLRDQIAQMQANMVEQIAEVQRKYEELQQQLRAEAVEREAVAAAREAEARAMVAEQSKKYDDLQLQLQQMMHMFQQSQKPPS, encoded by the exons atggtagggtcgagaagttttgcttctgtagctgaggccgag gaagtcaaatccggaCAAAAAGTTGGatgccttcagctttttgagattacgcataggaagaaagatggatctcctatggcatccgaagctggagaaattatg gagaaactaaaagagAAGAAGGCagaatatgaagcgattgcttcgagtgatagttctgttaatcttgagaacattgataacagaattatcactaaagttttgggtcctgaaaggtacggtcgggttcggtttcaaggatctggtgttaccccgacccaatattttggatccggctcccagcaatacatgccttctggaagtcaagctcaagctgaagttcagaggttaagagaccagatagctcagatgcaagcgaacatggttgagcaaattgccgaggttcaacgaaaatatgaagaactccagcaacaacttagagcggaggcagtAGAGAGGGAGGCAGTGGCTGCAGCGAGAGAGGCAGAggcacgagcgatggtagcagagcagagcaaaaagtacgatgacctccagctacagcttcagcagatgatgcatatgtttcagcaatcgcaaaagccgccatcttag
- the LOC108451316 gene encoding uncharacterized protein LOC108451316, giving the protein MELHHHFSHEHSGCGELVSGLSYNCTECEFYLDKKCFEASPELDLHVKCALFSKTIAENKIGELEGVSKKDLLVSSENGSKELLEETNCFAFDEKCILLQPIIERFPRHGHRISHTFIHRQHEIKSWKCRICYEEVNSKHGCYCCSDCNYIVHTNCGVKDYSWYDLVDDELEETSELLNNSAFVVIRETKLGENDVKPTEIKHLSHPHNLIFSNDVKDDKYCDGCVLFISTSVYHCAQCDILLHKSCAELPKKMYIWRHIHQRPFTLNLHAYFLCCVCAFRFNNCFSYDCNVCENRYCVEHRLFYYKKYEGQCNGCGRNLEYAFACKECNFFVEYGCLTLPDKIQHKCDEHPLMLTYGEDNIYSKYHYCDICEKEEIQAIGFTAVQFVTIQPMKIVFLMHTRI; this is encoded by the exons ATGGAGCTTCACCACCATTTTAGCCATGAACATTCAGGATGTGGGGAGCTGGTATCAGGTCTAAGCTATAATTGTACGGAGTGTGAGTTTTACCTTGACAAGAAATGCTTCGAGGCCTCCCCGGAG TTAGACCTTCATGTAAAATGTGCTTTGTTTTCAAAAACCATTGCTGAAAATAAGATTGGGGAGCTTGAAGGTGTTTCCAAAAAGGATCTATTGGTCTCTTCTGAAAATGGTTCTaaagaattacttgaagaaacCAATTGCTTTGCAT TTGATGAAAAGTGCATTTTGTTGCAACCCATCATCGAAAGGTTTCCACGACATGGTCACCGAATTTCCCACACATTCATCCATAGGCAACATGAGATCAAATCTTGGAAATGCCGAATTTGCTATGAGGAGGTGAATTCGAAGCATGGATGTTATTGTTGTTCTGATTGTAATTATATTGTCCATACAAATTGTGGAGTAAAGGATTACAGTTGGTACGACCTAGTGGACGATGAGTTGGAAGAAACAAGTGAGTTGCTTAACAATTCAGCCTTTGTTGTTATTAGAGAGACCAAGCTTGGTGAAAATGATGTAAAACCCACAGAGATAAAACATTTAAGCCATCCTCACAACTTAATTTTCAGCAATGAtgttaaagatgataaatattgTGATGGCTGCGTGTTGTTCATCTCGACTTCAGTTTACCATTGTGCACAATGTGATATCCTTCTCCATAAATCATGTGCTGAATTGCCTAAGAAGATGTACATTTGGCGTCATATTCACCAACGTCCGTTCACTCTTAATTTACATGCTTATTTTTTGTGTTGTGTATGTGCATTTCGGTTCAATAACTGTTTCTCCTATGATTGTAATGTGTGTGAGAATCGTTACTGCGTTGAACACCGCCTTTTCTATTACAAAAAGTATGAAGGACAATGCAATGGCTGTGGAAGAAATCTAGAGTATGCGTTTGCTTGCAAAGAGTGCAACTTTTTTGTGGAATACGGTTGTCTTACGCTTCCCGACAAGATTCAACACAAGTGTGATGAACATCCCCTTATGCTCACATATGGTGAAGACAACATTTATTCAAAATATCATTACTGtgatatttgtgaaaaagaagaaaTCCAAGCCATTGGTTTTACCGCTGTGCAATTTGTGACAATTCAGCCCATGAAGATTGTGTTCTTGATGCATACTCGTATATGA